GCTTTACGACGAGATCTGCGCGCTCGGGGCACAGGCCTGGATGACGGGCACCGGGTCGGACCTGTTCGCCGATCTCGGCGATCGGGCGCAATACCTGGAGATGTCCGAAACCGACGGAACCAGTCGTATCGAGAGGAGGGCCGGACCATGACCCCGCAGCGCGTCAGCGTCATCACCCTTGGGGTAGCCGATATCGACCGGGCCCGCACCTTCTACGAGGCGCTGGGCTGGCAGGCGGCAGAGGCGGAGGCCGCGATCGCCTTCTATCAACTCGACGGCATTGTGCTGGCGCTGTTCGACCGCGCGGCGCTGGCCGAGGATCAGGGGCGTGCCGGTGCCACGCTGGGTACGGGCGCCATCACGCTGGCGCAGAACTTTCACGACCGTGCGGCTGTGGACAAGGCGTTCGATGCGGCCCGGGCGGCGGGGGCAAGCGTCCTGAAGACCCCGCAGGAGGTCTTCTGGGGCGGCTATTCGGGCTGTTTCGCCGACCCGGACGGCCATGTGTGGGAGCTTGCCCACAATCCCTGCTGGCCGCTCGATGCCACCGGGCGCGTGACCCTGCCGGCGCCGGAATGACCGTCGGCGCGGGCGAACTTGCCCTGTATGCGGGCGCGCTTTTCGTGCTGTTCCTGACGCCGGGGCCGGTCTGGGTCGCGCTGACGGCGCGTGCCTTGTCGGGCGGGTTCCATGCCGCCTGGCCGCTGGCGCTGGGCGTTGTGATCGGCGACGCGCTCTGGCCGCTTCTGGCGATCCTCGGCGTCAGCTGGGTGGTGACGGTCTTCGACGGAGTTCTTGTGGCGTTGCGCTATGTCGCGGCGCTCGTCTTCATCGGGATGGGTGTGCTTCTGCTCCGTCATCCGGGCGCGACGATTGCGGAAGACAGCCGTCTGACGCGGCCCGGCATGTGGGCGGGCTTCCTGGCGGGGCTCGCGGTGATCCTCGGCAATCCCAAGGCCATCCTGTTCTACATGGGCGTGCTGCCGGGGTTCTTCGATCTGGCCGCGATCCGCGCCCCCGACATCGCGGCCATTGTGGCGATCTCGATGGCCGTGCCCTTCCTTGGCAATCTGGTGTTCGCGCTGTTCATCGACCGGGCGCGGCGCATCCTGACCTCGCCCGCCGCGCTCAGGCGGACCAACCGGACCGCCGGCGCGCTGCTGGTGATGGTGGGCGTCGTCATCCCATTTGCCTGACACCAAATCTTGTGGGGCGCGCGTGACATTCCCACCACCAACGCGTATAAGATCGCGAAACGACAAAGGATCGCTCGCATGGCGGAAAACGCGCGGCAGCCCGAGGAATACGGCGCCGAATCCATCAAGGTTCTCAGGGGCCTGGAGGCCGTGCGCAAGCGGCCCGGCATGTATATCGGCGACACCGATGACGGTTCGGGCCTGCACCACATGGTCTACGAGGTCGTCGACAACGGCATCGACGAGGCGCTGGCGGGCCATGCCGACGCGGTGACCGTCACGATCCACGCCGATTCCAGCGTCTCGGTCAGCGATAACGGCCGCGGGATTCCGGTGGGCATCCACGAGGAAGAGGGCGTCTCGGCCGCCGAGGTCATCATGACCCAGCTGCACGCGGGCGGGAAATTCGACCAGAACTCCTACAAGGTCTCGGGCGGCCTGCACGGCGTGGGTGTGAGCGTGGTGAACGCGCTGTCCGACTGGCTGGAGTTGCGCATCTGGCGCGACGGCAAGGAGCA
This genomic window from Rhodovulum sp. ES.010 contains:
- a CDS encoding VOC family protein; this translates as MTPQRVSVITLGVADIDRARTFYEALGWQAAEAEAAIAFYQLDGIVLALFDRAALAEDQGRAGATLGTGAITLAQNFHDRAAVDKAFDAARAAGASVLKTPQEVFWGGYSGCFADPDGHVWELAHNPCWPLDATGRVTLPAPE
- a CDS encoding LysE family translocator, giving the protein MTVGAGELALYAGALFVLFLTPGPVWVALTARALSGGFHAAWPLALGVVIGDALWPLLAILGVSWVVTVFDGVLVALRYVAALVFIGMGVLLLRHPGATIAEDSRLTRPGMWAGFLAGLAVILGNPKAILFYMGVLPGFFDLAAIRAPDIAAIVAISMAVPFLGNLVFALFIDRARRILTSPAALRRTNRTAGALLVMVGVVIPFA